In Bacteroidota bacterium, a single window of DNA contains:
- a CDS encoding efflux RND transporter periplasmic adaptor subunit, producing the protein MKYKQIIAMAALLGALTTGCKHVKDPGPSNETEQYCIDKEFKDRIEISTPDYEPVKEEIHLTGNIDADPDKVISFVSMNEGIIAATHFSLGDKVEKGQVLAELRSADLSSLQSQLEIINSQIAVAEKNLQSVQAMYNDGISSQKNLLEAKSELDKLRSDKQRIASSMSIFSASPEKGVFLIKAPFSGIITEKNITAGTPISGGGEPLFTIADLSEVWLLVNIYTTNVDKIQPGQDITFRTLSYPDKVFSGKIASISQIFDEDEKVLKARVVINNKDLKLKPGMFADVNVNKTLDSSALAIPTKALIFDNNQNFVLVYRNDCDFEIRRVELLTKSGNHTFIAKGLTANDKIVSKNQLLIYERINK; encoded by the coding sequence ATGAAATACAAACAAATTATAGCTATGGCAGCTCTTTTGGGCGCATTAACTACGGGGTGTAAGCATGTGAAAGACCCCGGTCCAAGCAATGAAACTGAACAATATTGCATAGACAAAGAGTTTAAAGATAGAATAGAAATTAGTACACCTGATTATGAGCCAGTCAAAGAAGAGATTCATCTTACAGGCAATATTGATGCAGACCCCGACAAGGTTATTTCTTTTGTCAGCATGAATGAAGGAATAATCGCAGCCACACATTTTTCTTTAGGAGATAAAGTAGAAAAAGGACAGGTTTTGGCTGAATTACGTAGTGCTGATTTGAGTTCGCTACAATCTCAGTTAGAAATCATCAATTCGCAAATTGCTGTGGCAGAAAAGAACTTGCAATCTGTTCAAGCCATGTATAATGACGGGATTTCCTCACAAAAAAATCTATTAGAAGCAAAAAGTGAACTTGATAAACTCCGTTCAGATAAACAAAGAATTGCATCCAGTATGTCAATTTTCAGTGCCAGTCCTGAGAAAGGTGTTTTTCTTATCAAAGCTCCTTTCTCCGGTATTATTACCGAGAAAAATATCACTGCGGGAACCCCTATTTCAGGTGGCGGGGAACCGTTGTTTACGATTGCAGATTTGAGTGAAGTGTGGCTGTTGGTTAATATCTATACAACTAATGTTGACAAGATTCAACCCGGTCAAGATATTACTTTTCGCACGCTGTCATATCCGGACAAAGTGTTTTCGGGGAAAATTGCCTCTATTTCACAGATTTTTGATGAAGACGAAAAAGTGCTCAAAGCTCGTGTTGTAATCAATAATAAGGATTTGAAACTTAAGCCAGGAATGTTTGCTGATGTCAATGTAAACAAAACCCTTGACAGCAGTGCATTGGCAATCCCCACTAAGGCACTCATTTTTGATAATAATCAAAACTTTGTGTTGGTGTATCGCAACGATTGCGATTTTGAAATTCGCAGAGTGGAACTGCTTACCAAAAGCGGCAATCATACCTTTATTGCCAAAGGTTTGACCGCCAACGACAAAATTGTCTCCAAAAATCAATTGCTGATTTACGAAAGAATAAACAAATAA
- a CDS encoding amidophosphoribosyltransferase: MSDSIKHECGIAFIRLLKSPEYYKEKYNEPLWGLSRMRLLMVKQLNRGQDGAGIGVVKLNPEFGRRYIARKRSNSKSSVADLFEHILGQYNSLPSNKQEDAAWLKTNFPYSGEVMLGHLRYGTEGGNKMENIHPFLRQNNWMSRNLMIAGNHNLTNVDELFQTLIELGQQPKEISSNVTMLEKIGHFLDEENEEIFRKYKNQGVPNIEITEKIKQELDLAKILKRSVKDFDGAYNLVGIVGNGDSFIIRDPNGIRPSYYYANDEFIVGASERAAICTVFNLQPDDVKELDPGHALIIKADKSWKTTEIIPAREKKSCSFERIYFSRGNDRDIYKERRMLGQLLAPEILKKLNYDLENTVLSYVPNTAATCFYGLIDGINDWLDKWKIEEILKNKANLTEDYLKTIFKNNGRREKVLIKDTKIRTFITNEKERGALVGSVYDITYSSIKPKVDNLVIVDDSIVRGTTMRDSILSILGRLNPKKVIVVSSCPQIRYPDCYGIDMSRMKEFVAFNAVMELLKEKQLTHKLDEIYQKCKAENQKPLAQIENKVKDLYQLVSNKEITDKIAEILTPANYPAEVEIVFQSLEGLHQACPNNAGDWYFSGDYPTPGGNRVVNRSFCYFYEKNSARAY, encoded by the coding sequence ATGAGCGACTCTATCAAACACGAATGCGGAATAGCATTTATCCGACTGCTGAAATCCCCTGAATATTATAAAGAAAAATACAATGAGCCACTTTGGGGACTGTCTCGAATGAGACTTTTAATGGTCAAACAACTCAACCGTGGACAAGATGGAGCAGGGATAGGAGTTGTCAAGCTCAACCCCGAATTTGGTCGCAGATACATCGCACGCAAAAGATCTAACAGTAAAAGTTCTGTTGCAGACTTATTTGAACATATACTGGGACAATACAATTCGTTACCTTCAAACAAACAAGAAGATGCAGCATGGTTAAAAACAAATTTTCCATATTCAGGTGAAGTTATGCTGGGGCACTTGCGTTATGGTACAGAAGGGGGTAATAAAATGGAGAATATCCATCCCTTTTTGAGACAAAATAACTGGATGAGTCGAAACCTGATGATTGCAGGTAATCACAACTTAACCAATGTTGATGAGCTTTTTCAAACATTAATTGAACTTGGACAACAACCCAAAGAAATCAGTTCTAATGTTACAATGCTCGAAAAAATCGGACATTTTTTAGATGAAGAAAATGAAGAAATATTTCGCAAATACAAAAATCAAGGTGTTCCCAATATCGAAATAACAGAAAAAATAAAACAAGAATTAGACCTTGCTAAGATTCTCAAACGCAGTGTAAAAGATTTTGATGGTGCTTATAACCTTGTCGGCATTGTCGGCAACGGAGACTCATTCATCATCCGCGACCCGAATGGCATCAGACCTTCTTATTATTACGCCAATGACGAATTTATTGTCGGAGCCTCCGAACGTGCAGCCATTTGCACGGTTTTCAACTTACAGCCTGATGACGTTAAGGAATTAGACCCGGGACATGCTTTGATAATCAAAGCAGACAAAAGTTGGAAGACAACAGAGATTATTCCTGCAAGAGAAAAGAAAAGTTGCTCTTTTGAACGAATATATTTTTCAAGAGGTAACGACCGTGATATCTATAAAGAGCGCAGAATGTTAGGTCAGCTTCTCGCGCCCGAGATTCTCAAAAAACTTAATTATGACCTTGAAAACACAGTACTTTCTTATGTCCCCAACACAGCCGCTACCTGTTTTTACGGCTTGATTGACGGGATTAATGATTGGCTTGACAAATGGAAGATTGAGGAAATACTTAAAAACAAAGCTAATCTGACAGAAGATTACCTCAAAACCATATTTAAAAATAATGGTCGCAGAGAAAAAGTGTTGATTAAAGACACCAAAATCCGCACCTTTATTACCAATGAAAAAGAACGTGGAGCCTTGGTCGGCTCTGTATATGACATCACATACAGCTCTATCAAGCCAAAGGTTGACAACCTTGTCATTGTAGATGATTCTATTGTTAGAGGCACCACAATGCGCGATAGCATTTTGAGCATTTTGGGAAGACTGAATCCCAAAAAAGTAATTGTAGTTTCTTCTTGTCCGCAAATTCGCTATCCTGATTGCTATGGAATTGACATGAGTAGAATGAAAGAGTTTGTGGCATTCAATGCGGTAATGGAATTACTCAAAGAGAAACAATTGACCCACAAATTAGATGAAATCTATCAAAAGTGCAAAGCTGAAAATCAAAAACCTTTGGCACAAATCGAAAACAAAGTCAAAGATTTATATCAACTTGTAAGTAACAAAGAAATCACCGATAAGATTGCCGAAATCCTTACACCTGCCAACTATCCGGCTGAAGTAGAAATTGTTTTTCAATCTTTAGAGGGTTTGCATCAAGCCTGCCCTAACAATGCAGGTGACTGGTATTTTTCAGGCGACTACCCTACACCCGGAGGCAACAGAGTAGTCAATCGCTCTTTCTGCTATTTCTACGAGAAAAATTCTGCAAGGGCATATTAG
- a CDS encoding response regulator transcription factor, with amino-acid sequence MKVLIIEDDPTLNKNIRDALESENIHAVSVFDGLLAEKMLQKDKFSCVVLDVNLPGKNGYDLCSTFRTFDSTTPVLMLTAFGDLDDKVKGFDCGVDDYLTKPFFMRELIVRIQALVKRSASNKSSTQEGNSMIIGDISINLIAKSVLRQGKEVNLTPKEYQILVRLCKTQGEVVSKSELVAEIWGHSFDANTNTIEVYINFLRNKIDKPFGKNSIKTKVGYGYYIDMIG; translated from the coding sequence GTGAAGGTTTTAATCATTGAAGACGACCCTACATTGAACAAGAATATACGGGATGCATTAGAGTCAGAGAATATCCATGCTGTGAGTGTTTTTGATGGTTTGTTGGCAGAAAAAATGTTGCAAAAGGATAAATTTAGTTGTGTAGTATTGGACGTCAACTTACCCGGTAAAAATGGTTATGATTTGTGTTCAACATTTAGAACTTTTGACTCAACAACACCGGTTTTGATGTTGACAGCTTTTGGTGACTTGGACGATAAGGTCAAGGGATTTGACTGTGGGGTGGACGACTATCTGACCAAGCCTTTCTTTATGCGAGAGCTGATTGTAAGAATTCAGGCGTTGGTTAAACGTTCTGCAAGCAATAAATCAAGTACCCAAGAAGGTAACTCAATGATTATAGGAGATATTTCAATCAATCTGATTGCTAAATCCGTTTTGAGACAAGGCAAAGAAGTAAATTTGACCCCGAAAGAATATCAGATTCTGGTGAGGTTGTGCAAGACGCAAGGCGAGGTGGTATCCAAATCGGAATTAGTAGCTGAAATATGGGGACATTCTTTTGATGCCAATACCAATACAATCGAAGTGTATATTAATTTTCTTAGAAATAAAATAGACAAACCTTTTGGCAAAAACAGCATCAAAACCAAAGTAGGATATGGGTATTATATTGATATGATTGGCTAA
- a CDS encoding TolC family protein yields the protein MSVFKKGIILTLFLARFFSVLSQDTLVMSRQECETRFLNENLMLMAEKLEISRSEAILIQSKLWYNPTITIDQVNLWASKKNLGVFGDQLQGFNGGSVGKNQEFSVGIDQLIRTAGKRGKQIALNKVSIEKSKQAFEDLLRNLKLEFRSQLTQLQYLQLNKRIYINEIESIKKLTTAYQRQLHNGNVSQGEYIRLKALELELTKNINELDKQSNEVESSLKQLMNISAAQHLVIKEEDFQRNASKFETLVLSQLIDQAKLSRPDYKMAQLDEDYYNRLYNFEKAQRVPDLTLKGGYDRGGNFMYNFIGFGVAMDLPIYNRNQGNIKIAQAGIKQSRLMEQQASLALESEVALAFNNLNIAFQFKKEIAPDYETVLDSLLSAYTKNFTERNISMLEYLDFLNAYLDNKKIILDTEKDINNKIEELNFTVGQDVL from the coding sequence ATGAGCGTATTTAAAAAAGGAATTATTCTGACTCTTTTCCTCGCCAGATTCTTTTCTGTCTTATCACAAGATACTCTTGTTATGAGTCGGCAAGAATGTGAAACCCGATTTCTGAACGAAAATCTGATGTTAATGGCGGAAAAGCTCGAAATCTCCAGATCAGAAGCCATATTGATTCAATCAAAATTGTGGTATAACCCCACTATTACGATAGATCAGGTAAACCTTTGGGCAAGCAAGAAAAATTTAGGAGTTTTTGGCGACCAATTACAAGGATTTAATGGCGGTAGCGTTGGGAAAAATCAAGAGTTTAGTGTTGGGATAGACCAACTCATTCGCACAGCAGGAAAAAGAGGTAAGCAGATTGCCTTAAATAAAGTGTCTATTGAAAAATCTAAACAAGCTTTTGAAGACCTGCTTCGCAATCTTAAGCTGGAGTTTCGTTCACAACTTACTCAGTTGCAATATTTGCAACTTAACAAGCGTATCTACATAAATGAAATAGAAAGTATCAAAAAACTGACGACTGCCTACCAGCGACAATTACACAACGGCAATGTTTCGCAAGGAGAATATATCCGCTTAAAAGCACTCGAACTTGAACTTACTAAGAATATCAATGAACTTGACAAACAAAGCAATGAAGTAGAAAGCAGTTTGAAACAACTGATGAATATTTCTGCTGCTCAACACTTGGTTATTAAAGAAGAAGATTTTCAACGAAACGCTTCAAAATTTGAAACTTTGGTTTTGTCCCAACTTATTGACCAAGCAAAACTATCCAGACCCGACTATAAGATGGCGCAACTGGATGAAGATTACTACAACCGACTATATAACTTTGAAAAAGCACAACGTGTGCCTGACCTTACACTCAAAGGAGGTTATGACAGGGGAGGTAATTTTATGTATAATTTTATTGGTTTTGGGGTAGCGATGGACTTGCCTATTTACAACAGAAATCAAGGAAATATCAAAATAGCACAAGCCGGAATCAAACAATCTCGCTTGATGGAGCAGCAAGCCTCACTTGCACTCGAATCAGAAGTGGCTCTTGCATTTAATAACCTAAATATAGCCTTTCAATTTAAGAAAGAAATCGCACCGGATTATGAAACTGTCCTTGACTCTTTGTTGAGCGCATACACTAAAAACTTTACTGAAAGAAATATCAGTATGCTGGAATATCTTGACTTCTTGAATGCATATCTCGACAACAAGAAGATTATTTTAGATACTGAAAAAGACATTAACAATAAAATAGAAGAATTGAATTTCACGGTCGGACAAGATGTATTGTAA
- a CDS encoding galactosyltransferase-related protein — MSKTALYLDLQGIAVYFFRFLSKKSPLKVSICVGISNRTQAFLEFFLPSLIALKNANQVELSLYDMGSVDFEKLESEIRNRWRGGLILNRTDDKFTRAKAFNKAVAQCSGDIVFLCDADMSLPPNLLNLIRKIIRPNIVWFPICFATAPANSSEKGKWLWYSAKGMVALMKSDFVQVGGLDEKYTDWGREDVDLWERCHQAGYVVIRQKLRGLVHHYHPPAEGATDYFAKS; from the coding sequence TTGTCCAAAACCGCACTGTATTTAGATTTGCAAGGGATTGCTGTGTATTTCTTTCGTTTTCTAAGCAAGAAATCACCCCTCAAAGTCAGTATTTGTGTTGGAATATCCAATAGGACACAAGCGTTCTTGGAATTTTTTTTGCCTTCACTTATTGCTTTAAAAAATGCTAACCAAGTTGAACTTTCACTATATGATATGGGCTCGGTTGATTTTGAAAAATTAGAAAGTGAAATCAGAAATCGCTGGCGTGGAGGGCTTATTTTGAATAGAACCGATGACAAATTCACAAGGGCAAAAGCTTTTAACAAAGCAGTTGCACAATGCTCCGGAGACATTGTATTTTTGTGTGATGCCGACATGAGTTTGCCGCCTAACCTGCTCAATTTAATCAGAAAAATAATTCGTCCCAATATTGTTTGGTTTCCCATTTGTTTTGCTACCGCCCCTGCTAACAGTAGCGAAAAAGGTAAATGGCTTTGGTATAGTGCAAAAGGAATGGTAGCCTTAATGAAAAGCGATTTTGTTCAAGTAGGTGGCTTGGATGAGAAGTACACCGATTGGGGACGTGAAGATGTTGATTTATGGGAAAGATGTCATCAAGCAGGATATGTTGTTATTCGTCAAAAACTCAGAGGATTGGTACATCATTATCATCCACCGGCAGAAGGAGCAACTGATTATTTTGCCAAATCCTAA
- the rpsO gene encoding 30S ribosomal protein S15, giving the protein MLVTSERKKEIFAQYGKDAKNTGSTEGQIALFTERINHITDHLRKAKKDYSAELSLIKMVGKRKALLNYLAKQDINKYRALIKELGIRK; this is encoded by the coding sequence ATGTTAGTTACTTCAGAAAGAAAAAAAGAGATTTTCGCTCAATATGGCAAAGATGCTAAGAACACCGGTTCTACCGAAGGTCAGATTGCCCTATTTACAGAAAGAATCAATCACATTACCGACCACCTTCGCAAAGCAAAAAAAGACTATTCTGCGGAGTTGAGCCTGATTAAAATGGTAGGAAAAAGAAAAGCATTACTTAACTACCTTGCAAAACAAGATATCAATAAATACAGAGCTCTGATTAAGGAGCTTGGTATTAGAAAATAA
- a CDS encoding CusA/CzcA family heavy metal efflux RND transporter: protein MKKFILHIVTFSLKNSFIIFFLTALLIIIGVISYIKTPIEAFPDVTNTRARIITQWPGRSAEEVEKFVTLPLMKVMNTIPKKSQVRSISLFGLSVVTVIFEDDVEDFYAQQYTANRLQGVDLPDGAHPDIEPPYGATGEIFRYVIKSKRPVRELTALQDWVIERELVSVPGVAQVVSFGGEEKIYEIKINPTELANYDLSPQEVYDAVSKSNINVGGDVIERGDQAYVVRGVGLLEKIDDIKNILIKVQGNTPILIKHVAEVVVSAKPRLGKVGLQDNDDLVEGIVVMLRGENPSTVITKLKERIADLNNRILPDDVKIEPFIDRTELVNTTIHTVSKNLVEGVVFVSLIVFIFLFDWRSTLIIASVIPLSFLFAIIMLHIQGLPANLISLGAIDFGLMLEGTLVITEAVFVGMVKKSHLIGMDKFNLMSKSGIIKKSTKSVASYVVFAQIILIVALLPIFSFQKVEGKMFSPLAFTLGYALLGSLLLSITYVPAMCRLLLKKNVFEKENFITKFITNNLFKLFLWTNKHRRATVLTFGILLLTSTVGFVFYGSEFIPKLNEGALYVRATLPNSVNLKESTRLAKEMKAKIREFPEVKFVLNQVGRPNDGTDPTGFFNIEFHIQLYPQQEWKHKVTKDELIAQIRKKLESYPGIVFGFSQPIQDNVEEYVAGVKSSLAVKIYGDDLYELEKYALQIANTLKEVRGITDLNVYRNIGLPELRIQLHEHKMARYGIDIADAQAVVEMAIGGRAATSFYENEKRFDVRLRFDEGYRNNEEKIGNILIPTKDNKKIPLKEIATIDFHTGPAFIYREGGSRYIAVGFSIEGRDLGSTIAEAQSKVAKDIHLPKENTITWAGEFESKERAAKQLSVIVPAVLVLILFLLYFNFGSLKDTMIAAGSIPFAFIGGFASLWVTNTVFGISAGIGFIILFGVNTINSLILIAVMRENLRKMPLKEAISNGVHSRIRPIIMIALMDSVGLLPAALSTGMGSEVQKPLAIMIVGGLQICMILSLTVLPQLFYLAYRKSEKVVEEA, encoded by the coding sequence ATGAAAAAATTCATTCTACACATTGTTACATTTTCGCTCAAGAATTCCTTTATCATATTCTTTCTGACTGCATTGTTGATTATTATTGGAGTAATTAGCTATATCAAAACCCCAATCGAAGCTTTTCCCGATGTTACCAATACCAGGGCAAGGATTATCACCCAATGGCCCGGACGCAGTGCTGAAGAAGTGGAAAAGTTTGTAACGCTGCCTTTGATGAAGGTAATGAATACTATCCCCAAAAAGTCTCAGGTTCGCTCAATTTCGCTATTTGGATTATCAGTAGTTACTGTTATTTTTGAAGATGATGTAGAAGATTTTTATGCGCAGCAATATACTGCTAACAGATTGCAAGGTGTGGATTTGCCCGATGGAGCCCACCCGGATATTGAGCCTCCGTATGGAGCCACGGGCGAAATTTTTCGTTATGTAATTAAAAGCAAAAGACCTGTCAGAGAATTAACTGCATTGCAAGATTGGGTGATCGAGAGAGAACTTGTTTCTGTGCCGGGTGTGGCACAGGTTGTTAGTTTTGGAGGAGAAGAAAAAATATACGAAATCAAAATCAACCCGACAGAACTCGCCAATTATGACCTTTCTCCGCAAGAAGTTTATGATGCTGTTTCCAAAAGTAATATCAACGTGGGTGGTGACGTAATTGAAAGAGGCGACCAAGCTTATGTTGTACGTGGGGTTGGGCTTTTAGAAAAAATTGATGATATCAAAAATATCCTGATCAAGGTGCAGGGTAATACTCCCATTCTCATTAAGCATGTAGCAGAAGTAGTTGTTTCTGCTAAGCCGAGGTTAGGAAAAGTGGGTTTGCAAGATAATGATGATTTGGTGGAAGGGATTGTAGTCATGCTCAGAGGCGAAAACCCTTCTACTGTGATTACCAAACTCAAAGAACGAATTGCCGATTTGAATAATCGCATCTTGCCCGATGATGTTAAGATTGAGCCTTTTATTGACCGAACAGAACTGGTCAATACAACCATTCACACAGTCAGTAAGAACCTTGTGGAAGGTGTTGTGTTTGTTTCGCTCATTGTCTTTATTTTCTTATTTGATTGGCGTTCTACACTCATCATTGCTTCTGTGATTCCGCTTTCTTTTTTGTTTGCTATTATTATGTTGCATATACAAGGACTTCCGGCAAATTTGATTTCATTGGGAGCGATTGATTTTGGACTGATGCTGGAGGGCACATTGGTAATCACTGAAGCAGTATTTGTAGGAATGGTCAAGAAGTCTCATTTGATAGGGATGGATAAGTTTAACCTGATGTCAAAATCGGGGATTATCAAAAAAAGTACTAAAAGTGTCGCTTCTTATGTTGTCTTTGCACAGATTATTTTGATTGTGGCATTGTTGCCTATTTTTTCTTTCCAAAAAGTTGAGGGCAAAATGTTTTCACCTCTTGCATTTACATTAGGCTATGCATTGTTGGGTTCTTTATTGTTGAGTATTACATACGTGCCTGCTATGTGCAGGTTGTTGCTCAAAAAGAACGTGTTTGAAAAAGAAAATTTTATAACTAAATTTATTACCAACAATCTGTTTAAACTGTTCTTGTGGACTAATAAACATCGCAGGGCAACGGTTTTGACCTTTGGAATTTTGCTGCTGACCTCAACTGTGGGCTTTGTCTTTTATGGTTCGGAATTTATTCCCAAGCTGAACGAGGGTGCTTTGTATGTCAGAGCAACTTTGCCCAATAGTGTCAACCTGAAAGAATCTACTCGACTTGCCAAGGAAATGAAAGCCAAAATTCGGGAATTTCCGGAAGTTAAATTTGTTCTCAATCAAGTAGGCAGGCCTAATGACGGTACAGACCCGACAGGTTTTTTCAATATAGAGTTTCACATTCAGTTGTACCCGCAACAAGAATGGAAACACAAGGTTACAAAGGATGAACTTATTGCGCAAATTCGCAAAAAATTAGAAAGCTATCCCGGCATTGTGTTTGGTTTCAGTCAGCCTATACAAGACAATGTCGAAGAGTATGTTGCCGGAGTAAAAAGTTCACTTGCCGTCAAAATTTATGGAGATGACCTCTATGAACTCGAAAAATATGCTTTGCAGATTGCAAATACACTCAAAGAAGTGCGCGGTATTACGGATTTGAATGTATATAGAAACATTGGATTGCCTGAATTGAGAATACAACTTCACGAGCATAAAATGGCGCGTTACGGTATTGATATTGCCGATGCACAAGCAGTAGTTGAAATGGCAATTGGGGGTAGAGCGGCTACAAGTTTTTATGAAAACGAAAAGAGATTTGATGTAAGGCTAAGATTTGACGAGGGATACAGAAATAATGAAGAAAAAATCGGCAATATTCTTATTCCTACAAAAGACAACAAAAAAATTCCCCTAAAAGAAATTGCAACAATTGATTTTCATACCGGTCCTGCATTTATATACAGAGAGGGGGGAAGTCGATATATAGCGGTAGGTTTTAGTATCGAAGGAAGAGATTTAGGTAGCACCATTGCCGAAGCGCAATCCAAAGTTGCAAAAGATATTCATTTGCCAAAAGAAAACACCATCACTTGGGCTGGAGAGTTTGAAAGCAAAGAACGCGCTGCCAAGCAATTATCTGTCATTGTACCTGCTGTGCTCGTTCTGATTTTATTTTTACTTTATTTTAATTTTGGTTCGCTCAAAGATACAATGATTGCCGCAGGTTCTATTCCATTTGCGTTCATCGGAGGCTTCGCTTCTTTGTGGGTTACAAATACGGTCTTTGGCATATCGGCAGGTATAGGTTTTATTATTTTGTTTGGAGTTAACACCATCAACAGTTTGATTCTGATTGCGGTTATGCGCGAAAATTTGAGAAAAATGCCTTTGAAAGAAGCTATTTCGAACGGTGTACACAGCAGAATTCGCCCTATTATTATGATTGCATTGATGGATTCTGTCGGATTGCTCCCTGCTGCACTTTCAACAGGAATGGGCTCAGAAGTGCAAA
- a CDS encoding HAMP domain-containing histidine kinase: protein MKLKNKILIYFSSTLILLSFIALTVIFLLFSEFRQDEFQQRQKQKIKLTVDLLAEYKTMSKNLTELMDNLTIHDFYDEKMLIFDSQKELTYSSVDDLPIVDYKTILNTLSPSNRWVEAKEGDYDVVGVYIEGKSAHFYAISKAYDNFGYAHLYYLRNVLIVIFFVISSIIILVSIYFSNIIAKPIKSLAEHLNRIDLNKEDNKNVITDSSTYELQYLTQRFNELLDRTKEAFAFQKHAAHHISHELKTPIAVLVSELEKIVSQTSEPTLKHQLNGQLLKTKSLGEVIHILLELSKVESGHDMATQEFRIDELLFDIISELNMLFPDFKFEVNYLSDKMEEDKLIIKANKLLIRQAFLNLLFNCIAYSSNSTAKIEIDTSLKNRLIINVSNSGDTLSEDEQKFLFNHFYRGSNSHGKAGFGLGLVFAKRIFELHKGKIRYSAPATDVNLFEIILHS, encoded by the coding sequence ATGAAGCTAAAGAATAAAATACTTATTTATTTCTCAAGTACTTTAATTCTGCTGTCATTTATAGCCTTGACTGTGATTTTTTTATTGTTTTCGGAGTTTAGACAAGATGAATTTCAACAAAGACAAAAACAAAAAATCAAATTAACTGTTGATTTGCTTGCAGAATATAAGACTATGAGCAAGAACCTGACAGAGCTTATGGACAATCTTACTATTCACGATTTTTATGATGAAAAAATGCTCATTTTTGATTCACAAAAGGAGTTAACTTATTCGAGTGTTGACGATTTACCTATTGTGGATTATAAAACAATACTCAATACGCTTTCACCCTCCAATCGTTGGGTAGAAGCTAAAGAAGGGGACTACGATGTGGTAGGTGTTTATATTGAAGGTAAAAGCGCCCATTTTTATGCAATCAGCAAAGCCTATGATAACTTTGGTTATGCGCATTTGTATTATTTGCGCAATGTTTTGATTGTGATATTTTTTGTAATTTCTTCGATTATCATACTTGTCTCAATTTATTTCTCCAATATTATTGCTAAGCCTATAAAATCTCTGGCGGAGCATCTGAATAGAATTGATTTGAACAAAGAGGATAATAAGAATGTAATTACTGACAGTTCTACCTATGAACTTCAATACTTGACACAAAGATTTAACGAACTGTTAGATAGAACAAAGGAAGCCTTTGCATTTCAGAAACATGCCGCCCACCATATTTCTCACGAACTGAAAACACCTATTGCGGTTTTGGTTTCGGAACTTGAAAAAATTGTTTCTCAAACAAGTGAACCTACACTCAAGCACCAACTCAATGGTCAGCTTCTGAAGACAAAATCGTTAGGAGAGGTAATTCATATACTTCTTGAATTGTCAAAAGTTGAGTCCGGACATGACATGGCAACTCAAGAATTCCGGATTGATGAGCTGTTGTTTGATATTATTTCGGAATTAAATATGCTTTTTCCTGATTTTAAATTTGAAGTAAATTATCTTTCGGATAAAATGGAAGAAGATAAACTGATTATCAAAGCAAATAAACTGCTCATCAGACAAGCTTTTTTGAATCTTTTGTTCAACTGCATTGCATACAGCAGCAATTCGACTGCTAAAATTGAAATTGATACTTCGCTCAAAAATCGTCTGATAATCAATGTGTCAAACTCCGGTGATACACTGTCCGAAGATGAACAAAAATTTCTGTTCAACCATTTTTATAGGGGGAGTAACAGTCATGGAAAAGCCGGCTTTGGTTTGGGTTTGGTTTTTGCAAAACGTATTTTTGAACTGCACAAAGGGAAAATCAGATATTCTGCACCTGCAACGGATGTCAATTTGTTTGAAATAATCCTGCATTCTTAA